In the genome of Fusobacterium sp., one region contains:
- a CDS encoding biopolymer transporter ExbD, whose translation MRELRRKKGIINPDLTPLIDVVFQLLIFFMLVTTFSQYNKFDMNLPKSSVEEINITEEGVELIINKDGKYFFKSGEDSVEVENEKLEETIKELMKGRKEQTLIVSADKDLRYEIVIETMGRLKNIGLEKLEINSIK comes from the coding sequence CCAGATCTAACACCATTGATAGATGTAGTTTTTCAGTTATTAATATTTTTTATGCTAGTAACCACATTTAGTCAATACAATAAATTTGATATGAATCTTCCTAAATCTTCTGTAGAAGAAATAAATATAACAGAAGAAGGGGTTGAACTGATAATTAATAAAGATGGAAAATATTTTTTTAAAAGTGGAGAAGATTCTGTAGAGGTAGAAAATGAAAAACTGGAAGAAACAATAAAAGAGCTGATGAAAGGAAGGAAAGAACAGACTCTTATTGTAAGTGCTGATAAAGATTTAAGATATGAAATTGTAATAGAAACTATGGGAAGATTAAAAAATATTGGATTGGAAAAATTAGAGATAAATAGTATAAAGTAG
- a CDS encoding energy transducer TonB, with product MINLKFYIFSFLCHLLLLFAIYTKPVKDVKLDSKNVLVYLSELKTENNTPAPAPLQSLTQPEEPKKDEKPKEEKKIEKKIENKVVKKIVKKEVKKNEEVVKEESGKETAAENSVPYNPLAGLIKDGTGTYIGDQKNGGGIRYRIKREVEPEYPILAKRANYRNEVIIKTKFLIGLNGKVEEIIFLDNFTSYGFRKEVEKALRKWEFDPITYHGEKIKLYFYKDFRFNVK from the coding sequence GTGATAAATTTGAAATTTTATATATTCTCTTTTTTATGTCATCTGCTGCTGCTTTTTGCTATATATACCAAACCTGTAAAAGATGTAAAATTAGATAGTAAAAATGTTCTTGTGTATCTTAGTGAACTGAAGACAGAAAATAATACTCCTGCCCCAGCACCTCTCCAGTCACTTACACAACCTGAAGAACCTAAAAAAGATGAAAAACCAAAGGAAGAAAAGAAAATTGAAAAAAAGATAGAGAATAAAGTAGTCAAAAAAATTGTTAAAAAAGAAGTTAAAAAGAACGAAGAAGTAGTAAAAGAAGAAAGTGGAAAGGAAACAGCTGCAGAAAATTCAGTACCATATAATCCGTTAGCAGGACTTATAAAAGATGGAACAGGAACATATATAGGAGATCAGAAGAACGGAGGTGGCATCAGGTACAGAATAAAAAGAGAAGTTGAACCAGAATATCCTATTCTTGCTAAAAGAGCTAACTATAGAAATGAAGTAATTATAAAAACCAAATTTCTTATAGGATTAAATGGAAAAGTAGAAGAGATAATTTTTCTTGATAATTTTACCTCTTATGGTTTTAGAAAAGAAGTGGAGAAAGCCCTTAGAAAATGGGAATTTGATCCAATAACTTATCATGGAGAAAAGATAAAACTCTATTTTTATAAAGATTTTAGATTTAATGTAAAATAA